Genomic segment of Bacillota bacterium:
GCAGAGGCGGTCGTCGTCTACCAGATCGGCGCGCTCGCCGCCTTCTGCGCCGCCGAGGGGGCGGAGCTCCACCACGTCAAGCCGCACGGGGCCATGTACAACCGCGCCGCGCGCGACCGGTCGCTGGCCGAGGCCATCGCCCGCGCGGTCCGCCGCGTCGACCCGCGCCTGATCCTCTACGCGCAGCCGGGCAGCGAGCTGGCCCGCGCGGGCGAGGCGGCGGGGCTGCGAGTGGCGCTGGAGGCCTTCGCCGACCGCGGCTACCTGGCCGACGGCCGCCTCCAGCCCCGCTCGCAGCCGGGCGCCGTCCTCCGCGACCCGGAGCAGGTGGCCGAGCGGGCGCTCCGCATCGTCCGCGAGGGGCGCGTCACCGCCGTCACGGGCGAGGAGGTGGAGCTGCGCGCGGAGACCATCTGCCTCCACGGGGACAACCCCGAGGCCGTCCGGCTGGCGGAGGCCGTCCGCCGGCGGCTGGAGGCGGAGGGCGTGGAGATCGCCCCGGTCGCGGTGTGAGGCCGCGCGGCCGCCCGCCCCTCTTCCGGCTGCGGAGCGCCGGGGAGCGGGCGGTCTACGTCGACCCCCTGGACGCGCGCGGCCAGCCGCTCGGGCCCTCGCCGGCGACGGCCCGCCTGCTGGCCGCCTGGGCGCGGGCGCTGGAGCCGCCGCCGGCGGGCGTCGAGGCGGTGCTGCGCGGCTACGCCACCCTCTACCTGGAGCTGGACCCGCGGCAGGCATCAGAGGCGGAGCTGTTCCGCCGGCTCGACCGCCTCCTGGCGGAGGCGGGCGCGGCGGGGGACGGCGGGCAGGCGCCGCGCTTCGTGGAGCTGCCGGTCCTCTATGGCGGCGAGGCCGGGCCGGACCTGGAGGCGGTGGCGCGCGAGACCGGCCGGACGCCGGAGGAAGTGGTGCGCCTCCACAGCTCGCGCACCTACCATGCGCTGGCGCTGGGCTTCAGCCCGGGCTTCGCCTACCTGGGCGAGCTGCCCGCGGAGCTGGAGGTGGACCGGCTCCCCAGGCCCAGGGAGCGGGTGCCGGCCGGCTCGGTGGCCATCGCCGGCCGCCAGACCGCCGTCTACCCCTCCGCCACGCCGGGCGGCTGGCGGCTGATCGGCCGCTGCCCGCTGCCGCTCCTCCTGCCCGGGGAGGAGCCGCCGGTGCGCATCCGCCTGGGCGACCGGGTCCGCTTCCGCCCGGTGGACGCCGGGGAGTTCCGCCGCCTGGAGGCGGAGGCGCGGGCGCCGCGGCCGGCGCCGGCGGCGGGCGGGGAGGCGGGTGCGGAGGCGGCGGTGGAGGTGGTCCGGCCCGGCTTCCTCACCAGCGTGCAGGACCTGGGGCGGCCGGCGTGGCGAGGCTACGGCTTCGTCGAGGCCGGCGCCCTGGACCGGGCTGCGCTGATGGCGGCCAACGCGCTGGTGGGCAACGAGCCGGGCGCGGCCGGGCTGGAGATGACGGTGGCGGGGCCGGTGCTCCGCTTCCTGCGGCCGCTCGCCATCGCGCTGGCGGGCGCCGACCTGGGCGCCGAGCTGGACGGGCTTCGCCTGGAGCCGGGCCGGGCCGTGCAGGTGCGGCCGGGCCAGCTGCTCCGCTTCCGTGGGCGGCGGCGCGGCGCGCGCGCCTACCTGGCGCTGGAGGGCGGCATCGACCTGCCCGCCCCGGGAGGAAGCCGTTCCACCGACTTGGTGGCCGGAGTCGGGGGCCTGGGGGGCCGCCCGCTCGGCGCCGGCGACCGGCTGCGCACGGGCGGGGCCGGGAGCCGCCGGCCGCTGGCGCCCGAGGAGGTGGCGCGGCTTCTGCCGCCGCTGCCCGAGCCTGGCCGGCCGCTGGCGGTCCGCGTCACCCTGGGGCCCGACGACGACCTCTTCGCCCCGGGGGCGCTGGAGGCGCTGGCGGGGCTCGCCTGGCGCCTCTCCCCGGCCTCCAACCGCACGGGGATGCGGCTGGAAGGCGGACGCCTGGACTTCCTCCCCGAGGCGCAGGGCGCCCTGGCCGGGCGTTCGCTCTCGGAGCCGGTGGCGGCGGGGGCGGTGCAGGTGCCGCCGGGCGGCGAGCCCATCCTCCTCCTGGCCGACCGGCCCACCATCGGCGGCTACGCACGCATCGCCACGGCGATCGAGGCCGACCTCGACCGGCTGGCCCAGCTGGCGCCGGGCGACCTCCTGCGGATGCTGCCCGTCTCGCCGGAGGCGGCGCGGGCGGCGGACCGCCGCCGGCGGGCGGAGATGGAGGCGCTCCGCGGCCGGGAGGCGGGCTGACCGTGGGCGGCGGCCAGGCGCGGCGAGGCCGGAGGCGGAGGAACTCGGCCAGAACCGGCATCTCCTCCAGGTCGGGCGGCCCCAGGCGCGAGCGCTCCACCCCCTCCGGCTGGGGGGCGTCGGGCCGGGTGACCAGCAGGCGCTCGGGCGTGGCCACCAGGTCGACCAGCAGGTCGAAGGGCTCGCGCGGGACGGAGTCGACCACCTGCAGCTCGCGGACGGTGGTGGCCACGGGGGCGGGGGAGCCCTGCAGCTCCCGCAGCAGGGCGAACTCGCGGTCGGAGGAGCCCGCCCCCTTGCCGACGCGGTGGCCGCGGGCGTCGACGGCCACGCTGCCGCAGACGATCAGGTCGACGCGAGGAAGGTCGGCCAGCGCCACCCGCCGCGCGCGCACCGGCTGCCGGGGGGCGTCGGGGTTGACCTTTACCACCCGCGCCGCCTGCCAGAGGGGGCACCCGTTGCCCGACCCGCCCCCGGCTTGACGCCCCCCGCGGGCGGGTCTAGAGTCGAGCCAGCCAGACAACCACAGAGGACCACTGGGGGCGTCCCCCTCCCCGGGCCCCGGGCGGGCCGCGGGGGGCGGGGGCTGAGACGGCGGCGGCCGACCCCTCGAACCTGATCTGGGTCATGCCAGCGGAGGGAAAGTGGTCATGCGCGGACCAGCGCCCGGCCGGGGCGCGGCGCGCGACGACCGTCCTTCCGGGACGGTTTTTTTCGTGGTCCTCGCGGGCACCCTGGCGGGAGGCGAGCGAGGATGGAGTCCGGCCAAGTCGCCAGCGCGCTCCGCTTCGAGAGGGTGACCGCCTTCTACCGGCCGCCCGCCGCCGCGCGCGGGCGGGCGGCAGAGGTGCCGGTCCTCGAGGATCTCTCCTTCAGCGTGGCCGAGGGCGCCTTCACGGCGCTGGTCGGTCCCAGCGGCTCGGGCAAGAGCACCATCCTGAAGCTGGCGGCGGGCATCCTGCGCCCGCGCTCGGGCCGCATCGAGGTGGGCGGCACGCCGCCGGGGGCGCGGCCGGGCGAGCCGCTGCGCGCCAGCTACATGCCGCAGCGGGACTCGCTCCTGCCCTGGCGGACGCTCCTGGAGAACGCGCTCCTGCCGCTGGAGATCCGCGGCGCCGGGGCGGAGGCGCTCGGTCAGGCGCGGCGCCGCGCCAGCGAGCTGCTCCCGGTCTTCGGGCTAGAGGGGAAGGGCGAGGCCTACCCCTCCCAGCTCTCGGGCGGCGAGCGGCAGCGGGCGGCCTTCCTGCGCACGGTGATGGCCGGTGGCCGGCTGCTCCTCCTGGACGAGCCCTTCGGGGCGCTGGACGCGCTCACCCGCCGGCAGCTGCAGCTCTGGCTGGCCGGTCTCCGCCGCCGGCTGGAGGCGACGGTGCTGCTGGTCACCCACGACGTCCAGGAGGCGGTCCTCCTGGCCGACGAGGTGCTGGTG
This window contains:
- a CDS encoding LamB/YcsF family protein, yielding MKLRIDLNADMGESFGPWRMGVDEELLGRVSSANVACGFHASDPLTMARTVRAAVRLGVAVGAHPGYPDLVGFGRREMEMSPEEAEAVVVYQIGALAAFCAAEGAELHHVKPHGAMYNRAARDRSLAEAIARAVRRVDPRLILYAQPGSELARAGEAAGLRVALEAFADRGYLADGRLQPRSQPGAVLRDPEQVAERALRIVREGRVTAVTGEEVELRAETICLHGDNPEAVRLAEAVRRRLEAEGVEIAPVAV
- the pxpB gene encoding 5-oxoprolinase subunit PxpB — its product is MRPRGRPPLFRLRSAGERAVYVDPLDARGQPLGPSPATARLLAAWARALEPPPAGVEAVLRGYATLYLELDPRQASEAELFRRLDRLLAEAGAAGDGGQAPRFVELPVLYGGEAGPDLEAVARETGRTPEEVVRLHSSRTYHALALGFSPGFAYLGELPAELEVDRLPRPRERVPAGSVAIAGRQTAVYPSATPGGWRLIGRCPLPLLLPGEEPPVRIRLGDRVRFRPVDAGEFRRLEAEARAPRPAPAAGGEAGAEAAVEVVRPGFLTSVQDLGRPAWRGYGFVEAGALDRAALMAANALVGNEPGAAGLEMTVAGPVLRFLRPLAIALAGADLGAELDGLRLEPGRAVQVRPGQLLRFRGRRRGARAYLALEGGIDLPAPGGSRSTDLVAGVGGLGGRPLGAGDRLRTGGAGSRRPLAPEEVARLLPPLPEPGRPLAVRVTLGPDDDLFAPGALEALAGLAWRLSPASNRTGMRLEGGRLDFLPEAQGALAGRSLSEPVAAGAVQVPPGGEPILLLADRPTIGGYARIATAIEADLDRLAQLAPGDLLRMLPVSPEAARAADRRRRAEMEALRGREAG
- a CDS encoding ATP-binding cassette domain-containing protein — its product is MESGQVASALRFERVTAFYRPPAAARGRAAEVPVLEDLSFSVAEGAFTALVGPSGSGKSTILKLAAGILRPRSGRIEVGGTPPGARPGEPLRASYMPQRDSLLPWRTLLENALLPLEIRGAGAEALGQARRRASELLPVFGLEGKGEAYPSQLSGGERQRAAFLRTVMAGGRLLLLDEPFGALDALTRRQLQLWLAGLRRRLEATVLLVTHDVQEAVLLADEVLVVTATPVHALERVPVDDRARAERRVLELLGLHEALLPGVESA